The following are from one region of the Verrucomicrobiaceae bacterium genome:
- a CDS encoding PDZ domain-containing protein, which translates to MQRILTLGILLAALTHSAAQTPESGSKKAPAAAPAPVVAARPAAPSQPRSLLKVNVTSQPYDLHLPWQKQSPVNSRGLGVVLQGNRVLVTAQLVADATYIELELPESGQKAPAKVLAVDYEANLALIEAVMDEAKAKTFFATLRPMAIDATARIGDTLAVWQTGRVGDLIETPLRISKVLVRRYNVEGSSFLVYEATGIIRSEANSFTLPLIKDGKLAGLLLTYDSKNQVTTILPGPIIQHFLKDYADGEYQGFPGLGMELQFTLDEQLREFIGLAPESPGVLITGVVKGGSAERAGLKKDDILLAINGQNIDARGDYRDPVYGPLSASHLVRGRGYIGDQFELQVIRAGKPLTLSGKLARKAADDYLVPPYRFDKGPRYVLMGGLLFQELSRPYLDAFGGQEENPSLLRLDHIARHPDELEGAGRKKLVFLSLVLPTPSVQGYDQLGGIVVNKVNGKVIADLNDLSAAFKAIQGPTHIIELDDYPHFLHLDAQAVERDNQSLRGGMYRIPSLQRLE; encoded by the coding sequence ATGCAGCGCATCCTCACCCTCGGCATCCTTTTGGCCGCTCTCACCCATTCCGCTGCACAGACGCCGGAGTCCGGCAGCAAAAAGGCACCCGCAGCAGCCCCCGCCCCCGTCGTGGCTGCACGGCCCGCCGCACCATCTCAGCCACGCTCACTGCTGAAGGTCAATGTCACCTCCCAGCCCTACGACCTCCACTTGCCCTGGCAAAAGCAGTCTCCCGTGAACAGCCGTGGCCTCGGCGTCGTGCTACAGGGGAACCGCGTCCTCGTCACAGCCCAGCTCGTCGCTGATGCCACCTACATCGAGCTCGAGCTCCCCGAGAGCGGCCAAAAAGCCCCTGCGAAAGTCCTCGCCGTCGATTACGAGGCCAATCTCGCCCTCATTGAGGCCGTCATGGATGAAGCCAAGGCAAAAACCTTCTTCGCCACGCTGCGCCCCATGGCCATCGATGCCACCGCACGCATCGGTGACACCCTAGCCGTCTGGCAAACGGGCCGCGTAGGCGACCTCATCGAGACACCCCTGCGCATCAGCAAAGTGCTCGTCCGCCGCTACAATGTCGAAGGCTCCAGCTTCCTCGTTTACGAGGCCACCGGCATCATCCGCAGCGAGGCCAATAGCTTCACCCTCCCTCTCATCAAAGACGGCAAGCTCGCAGGCCTACTCCTCACCTACGACTCGAAAAACCAGGTCACCACCATCCTCCCTGGGCCCATCATCCAGCACTTCCTCAAAGACTACGCCGATGGTGAATACCAGGGCTTTCCTGGACTCGGCATGGAACTGCAGTTCACCCTCGATGAGCAGTTGCGTGAGTTCATCGGCCTCGCTCCAGAGTCACCAGGCGTCCTCATCACCGGCGTCGTCAAAGGTGGCTCTGCCGAGCGTGCCGGGCTCAAAAAAGACGACATCCTCCTCGCCATCAATGGCCAAAACATCGACGCACGCGGCGACTACCGTGACCCCGTCTATGGCCCACTCAGTGCCAGTCACCTCGTGCGTGGCCGTGGCTACATCGGGGATCAGTTCGAGCTCCAGGTCATCCGTGCAGGCAAGCCCCTCACCCTCAGCGGCAAGCTGGCCCGCAAAGCAGCAGACGACTACCTCGTGCCCCCGTACCGCTTTGACAAAGGCCCACGCTACGTCCTGATGGGCGGCTTGCTCTTTCAGGAGCTCTCACGCCCCTATCTCGACGCCTTCGGTGGCCAGGAGGAAAATCCCTCCCTCCTCCGTCTCGACCACATCGCCCGTCATCCAGACGAATTGGAGGGGGCAGGCCGCAAAAAGCTGGTCTTCCTCTCCCTCGTCCTCCCCACGCCCAGCGTGCAGGGCTATGACCAACTCGGCGGCATCGTCGTCAATAAAGTGAACGGCAAAGTCATCGCCGATCTCAACGACCTCTCTGCCGCCTTCAAAGCCATCCAAGGCCCCACCCACATCATCGAGCTCGATGATTACCCCCACTTCCTCCATCTCGATGCCCAAGCCGTCGAGCGTGATAACCAGAGCCTCCGTGGTGGCATGTACCGCATCCCCAGCCTCCAGCGGCTGGAGTAG